The nucleotide sequence CGAGGCCCGTAAAgttcccgccttcgcgctgcagccggcacgtcgtcgacgccgccgcccctgACCAAGCCGCTCCCCTGCCTCCCTGCACAGAGAGCCGCCAAGTGGAAGCACCACCTCCACGCGcaccgccggccaccaccaccaggtTGCCGGACCGCCACCGGCCGAGCCGCACCACCACCGCACGCCCGCGACGGAAAAGAACCAACGCAGCCGCCAAGGGCCCGAAGCCGGACCCcagccgccgcccacgccgcccgcAGCCCGCGCCGCCTGCCGAACGGATCCGACCGCCACGGCGAGGCGCGCACCATCACGCAGCCGGCCACGCCGCGCCACGCCCGCCAGGAGGCCGCGCGCCGCCACGCCACGGTGCCCCGTGACCGCACCGCGCTCGCACCCGAAGAagcagcccgcgccgccccgtcgcgCCGGGGGAAGaacaggccccgccgccgccggtgacggtcgggcttcgcccggccgcgccccctggcggcggcgagggaggagggaggaggaggggaggctcGCGGCGGGCGGATCTGGgggccctcgccggccgcctcacgggtggcggcgcggggagggAAGGGTTTCGGTCCAGTCTTAACTCGTAAGAGCAGGCCTTTGGCCCGAGCCCCTTCATTTCAAAAGTAAATATATAATAATGGCGACAATTTGTACTTGGAGAGAGCGAGAGTGTGTGTGTGTCCTTTAGCAAATCTGATGGCAGATTATTTAACATGGCAAATCAAACTTTCTTTATGGCAAACTATGTTGGTTGTAAGGATGACAAGTTTCTTTAGCAAACATAGTAAATCCTTGCCGCGAGGATGGCGATTTTCTTTAGCAAGCATGGCATATCCTGACATTTACTCACGTCAACATAATTTGCCATGTTCAAATATCAGAAATTTGATTTGTAGTGAAATCCATTCTCTCTGCAATCATGTGATCCCACTTGcttcatttgtttttgttttttcaaaCAAAAGTAAACAAAAGAAAATATCCCACCTTTTCAACTTCAAACTAATTTATTGTTTTTTATTGTTTTTGAGATAGCTCACCATCCATACTGAATGGTACTTCGAACTAATTAATAACTTGTACTGAGATACCTCGGCAAGTTGCCCATGAAGGCACGACTAAATAAACCCAGTTTTATGTGCTCTGGCATGGTGATAACGGTGACACCATAAACAAACAATTCTTTCATCATCAAGAAAAGTCACCCTCGGCAAGTGGCGGATACCCTGACCGATCGAAGCGTTGCCCAGTCTCCCTCTGACCTTTAAATCGGTCCATGCAGGCCTCGAGATAGTACGCCTCAGCCCGTCGTTTTCTTTGTTGGTTTTCAACATGGCTAGAGCGTTCGCTGGCCTGCGAGCTTAAACCAGTGGTTGTCGATGGGTTCTCGCTTCATGGCGGTATCCAGCGCATGCCGGCCCGGCCGTGCGGCAGCGTCGCGCTCGCCATGGACACAACCAGCCGGAGGTCGCATATCTTCACCACACCCTCGCCGCCCACGAGGATGTTTCTGAGCTTGATGTCCCGGTGGACGCGCGCTGGTGCATCCTCCCGTCGCAACTCAGGAGTTGCAGCATGATGCGGCGCGTCTCGCCGGCGGCGACCGCGTAGAACGTGGCTGGGGCTCATGCCGACATGCTACAGGACGAGGCTACACTGCCCGGATGCCATGCAATGATTCAAGCCGACGGCAGAGCGGTGGTCGCGGCACGCGCAAGTAGCACATCTGACGGAGCAGGTCGCCGTGGAGCACGTGCCCACGGCACCTCGTTTTGCCGCTGCCGTCGTGGGGCAAGGGGATGAGGCACTTGGGCGCCGTCTTCTCCGGTGGCACGCGCGGTGGCGTCTATAGCCGACGACATAGCACAGGAGAGACTCCCGCAACCGAGCGGAAATCCGACGAACCAAGCACGCTGTACAGGTGGGAATACATGCGGTTGTATTTTACTGAACTCCAGTAATATACAGGTGTAATCATATACGGTTGTAAAAAATTACAGGGATTCCAAGCGGAGCCTAAGGTTGTCAGCGAGGGACACGGGCCCATCATCAACATACTCTTCCGTAAATAATGATAACATAATACAGGAGTATATAATTCTGTTACTGCATTAAGAAGGTTCAAAGTGGCAATTAAAATGTGGAAAATTGCCTCACTCCGCAAGACATTGTACGGACGAAAGAGATAGTTAACGCCGTagcttcttttttcttttccgcTAGGTATATTGGTAAGTATTTTTCATTCCGCTAAAAGAATACTTCACCTTGTCAGTTTTAGAAGAACCCTCACGGGAATGAGAAATACACGGTCAACATGGCCCAAAACTAACCTGCAAACTTTTTAGGTCATGCCGGTATAGACCGCGTTCTGTAGATGGAAAAATGCGAAAATCCTAAACCTATGAAAGGCTATGTGCCTGTTAGGTaaactgaccccccccccccccccccccgcctcttgTTTTTCAGGTGGGGTGAACCTCCTCCTCCCCCTAATCCAATCCAACATTCCCACGTCAGATTAGCACGTAACATTACGTAAAttattacgtggatgtagcattgctcgaAAAAATTCCCAAGTCTTGCACCGCCCGCACGAGTCCCCGGTGCAGCCCAGCCCTGGTTAAAAGATAGCAGTCCTATTTATCATCTTCCCATCGTACGCCGCCATCTCCTCATCCGTCGGTAACTGAATGAAACAATACATAAAGATACATCGTTTGCGCAACGACCTAGAGTGTATATTTTTTTTGATCGGTAGAGTGTATATACTGTATTTGATAATGAGTACAGTAGAAGGACATATGAAATATAATTGCTTGCATATAGCAAAATATAAATGAATAGCTATAgtaataaatagataataatagtGGCCGAGTATTTAAAAGCATCGTTATGGTAGATAGAATCATGATCCAACAATGATACAAAGAAAACTGATGATAATAAAATGAAATATATTGAATGAATCATGTTGACTTTGGATACTCCTACTAGCCGCACAGCACAGATGCGCAGGCCTATTGGCCTTGGTTCACCACGGCCATGAACTCGTCGTCCGCGATGAGCCTTGCAAGAGCCTCCGGAGCCAGGCAGAGCTCCATCCCGATGCCACCTCCGCGCCCCAGCTCATACACGGTGGCCCTTCCGTCAACCTTGTTCCCGCCGCCGCTCCGcaccgccaccggcctcccccacCCAAAGTCGTTACCGAACACGTCGAACCGCGGCGAGTTGCCCGTCACCAGCAGCGCCGGGTCCCACCACCCGACCAGGTACGCGAACCGTGGCTCCGCGTGCCACGCCACCGTGGACCCGACCAGGGCCGCCTCATCGCACGACGCCACCGCGCGGttcagccgccacgccgccggacACAGGCCACCGCGCAGGAGCTCGCCGGCGGCCACCTTCGCCGTCGCGCACCGCACCATGGAGTTGCCCGAGTATAACTGGGGCACGCGCTTCACTCGACCCCGGCAACTCACCGCCAGCGTGTAGGAGGTCTCCTGCTCCGGCCGGAGGCGCCGGGCGCGGGTCACGGCGACCCATAGGTGCGCTAGCAGGGACTGCAGCGAGGAGACGGTGGCCGTGCCTGATATCTCGGCGTTGGCTCTCGCTTTCAGGCTCCTGATGCTCTCCGCGGAGAATGCCAAGAAGCATTCCTCCACGGGTGGGCTATGGAACGGCCGCACGGCGTGATCCAGCGTCGGGAATGGAAGCGGCACGGGAACCGGGCAGGCGTCCGGGAACCACCGCCCCAGCACGGGCTCCGGCGTGGTGATCGCCTCGCTGCTGCGGCTGATCTCGGACCACGTGTTGAACAGGTGCCAGAACGCAGTCCCGTCCGCGACGCCATGGTTGAGCGACATGGCCACGAACACGCCGTCTGCGAGCTCGGTGACCTGCGCCGCGAGGACTGGGATGCGGGGGCTGCTGGCCACGGCGGCGTCGGCGCCGACCAGCCCGTTGAGAGGGAAGAAGGACCAGACCACGCGAGGGATACGCAGCGAGCCAGCCACGTCGGCGACGGTTGTGTCTGCCGCCACGGCGTGGACGAACTCGACGCCGTCCCCGGTGCATTGCAGCGAAACGGTGACGCCTTTGCCGCTGCCGCCGGTGTGTTCCTCGGTGGCGAGCCGGCCGGCGTAGGggtagaaacgtgccagtgcgcgcGCCAAGGACTGCGCGAGGTGGTCCACCATGTGCtctgccgtcgtcggcgtcggtggccGGGGCAGGAGGACGCCCATCTGGATGTAGTCGACGGTGAGCATCTGCAGGTCCCACGGCGTGAGGTGCACCGTCTCAGTGGACTTTGGTTTCGTCGTCGTCGTCTCCCCGTCGCTTGCCGGCCGCACCATTCGCCGAGACACGATGCGGACGCCGTGCTGGCACGCAGATGCTGAGGCCTCCGTTGCCATCACCTCGCCGTGGGCACAACGTACGCAGAGCGAGATGATGCTAGCTGGTCTACTTAGCTGGATATGGTCAAAGATGGTGTGCTCTCGCCCGTGTGGTGGATTCGGGAGACTGAGAAGGAGGGAGGATATAGTCTTGGGGGtatgttttctgcaaaaaaaaaaaggTGTGGTTAGGactcatctagatgtgacataactatgtcacatctaagcaAGACATCACACAACATCagcaaaaaacaattaaaaaatatttTGTATAAATCTTGAAGCCCCTTATTATGTGATGAACTATTTAGATGTGATATTCTTAAAAAAACATCTAGATATGAATTAGTCATTCTAAAAATATAAAGGGCTTTGGGGTAACCAAGAAATCTGAGGCTAATAAGACATTCATGGAAAGCTCCACATTATCTCTACTTCTAAAGAGGGACTTGGGACGTCGTTCGTTTCATACCCTCTCCCATCGATCAAACGGCATACTCCCCCCCAGCAATTTTATCCATCGCGAGGGCTCCCCACCAGGTTTTTTTTAGTGCCAGGCTCCTCCATGGACGGGGAGAGACTTATGCATCGCCACGGAAAAAATACAATAATTAAAAGATTGTTTTAATTTAGAAAATGTGTGTCGTAGATGACTACATGTTGTGTTTCCATTCTTATAGTGGCAAACTGACTCTCTGCCCCGCTCCTCCTCAGAGGCCGGGGCAAACCCCCTTTTCGAAAAACTAAAAAAATCTCTTTACAAGAAAACAAAAGTGATATCTCCTCATCATGGTGGTGGTATGTGATTGGATCATGATAGCACCAATGACAACATCAATGTTGATTGTGTGGTTATGTCATAGTATTGTTCTAATCAGCGAGCAGATGGTCACGAAGTCATGTTGATAATCGGTATGTTGTGCTTTTTTGATAGTTGGTGAACGAAGAAGATGGTACAAGAGAAGTCAACAACGTAATGTGCATGTGcatctttaatagtagagatatttTACATAATTGATGTGGAACCATAAGAATATTTAGGTCCTGTTGCAACATATTATTCGCTTCTCTTCGTTAGTTGCTTCAGTTTGACCTTCCCATTTGATCTTCAAGATTTAATTCTGTTCGGGGATCACAATTGTCGACAGAAAGATGAGATGCGGGAAGAAAAACTTTAATGCTAGTTGTGATGTGTTTGAGGCATTTTTTGCCTTCTGCCTGTAGCAATGCACCGGTTGTCCTAGTAATAATAGAACCATACATTTTTAAAACACCTACAACCAGTTCGGCAAGAGATTGGCTCCCATCAATGGAAAAACCAAATACACTCTATTTGTAATAACCATAAATTTGTTGTCACCTTGTCAAATTAATATTAACTTTTCTTCACACACAAAAATAATAATGTTTTTTTTACTTCTTAGGTTTCTAGCCATTGCAAATTTCATGGTTATTAATAATTGTTCCTTTATTCAAGGAGCACAGAAACGAAACTAATCATGCAATTCATGTCTAGttgatttgtagatagtaaccGAAAGCAATACAAATTGCCTAAAAAAACCAAGAAAAATGAAACTAACATGAAACCATGCAAGGCATATGTAGTTGATCTGGCAGGAACAGACTTTGGAACTGTAACATTATCTGTTTTCACTCTTAGCAAATAAATAAAATCGATACACAATGGCTACGAAAATCTGACAATGCAACTTTGTTCATTAACCATGCATCTCCAAAGTGTGGACGTACACCTGTCTTCAAGGGAACAAAGAATGTGCAATTTCATTCGATAAATTCTGGGGGACTACATCCAGTTTAATGCAAACCCTGCCTGCTATGACATGCTTCAGAGCACGTTATTCTTGTCCGGCAAACCAAGACCCTCAATGTTATTAAGAGCATTCTTGTGAGGCAAACCAATATGGTGTGGCCAGCCAGGCTGACGTCCGGTTTGCTGGAACTTGATTTGTGACAGGATATACTATTAAAATTGTATATACACTTTTTTTCCGTTAAAATCGCTCTTGTCCTCCCTCTCTTAAATCAGTTTTCGCCTCCCTCTGTGTCAACGTCCAGtacccttctccttcctctctgtCTTTGCTCTGGTACCCTTGTCCTCCCTCTCTGTCTCTATTCCTTCACTGCAATTTCAAGGGTTGTTTTAGCACCAAAACAAGTGTCTGATTAGAAACCATCCATCACTCAAAATAGAATTCCGGTTATTTTTTGCATTGGTTCAATTTCGAGTTTGGTGGCATATAGTACATAGGTGTGGGAGATAGCTTCAGAATGTTCAAATCTGGACTACGACTATGACACGTTATTCCCAACAACAAAATGCTTAGAGCTAAGCATAAATTGTACTTATAACTCTAAGAAGATTGAtaatccctccgttcctaaatatttgtctttctagacattttaaaTAGACTACAATTTATGGaagtatagacatattttagagtgtagattcattcattttgcttcgtatgtactccctccatccggaaatacttgtcgtagaaatggatacaaATGGATGCATCTAGAGTTAAAATACAtccagatacatccattcctcggacaagtatttccggacggagggagcagtcacttgttgaaatccctagaaagacaaatatttgggaacagagggagtacacacgAGGCAGGAACTGACCTGTACCCAGACCCAACCTCCGGAAGCTCCTGCTCCAACACCTGCGCGAGCCGCTCGACTGTGGGGAACCGGTGGAAGACAAAGCCGCCGACCTCTCCGAGCCACTCCCCGTATCCGACCAGTGTTCAGATCATCTTCTTGATCCGCATGATGTTGTTGTTGGATGAGCAGAGGAACTGGAACAAGCACTCATCTATGTCCTGCCTGAGCACCCATGCGCTGTCGTCGCCAAGCCGCAACCTCCACAAAGCGCCCATCGGGGACGGTGAACTTGCACCAGCggtcggcggcggggggggggggggggggggggcgacgaagTTCAGGTAGTTGCAGAACGTGGGCCAGGCGGCggctagggaggaggaggaggtggggtcGTCGTTGTGGAGGAGGAAGGTGAGGCCGTCGTCATCGGGGAGGTGGGAGAGCGAGACGAGGTGTGGCCCACGACAGCGGTGAATCAAAGCGGGGGAAAGGGAGGTGCGGCGCCACAGGAGGTCTGGCCGGTTGGAAGAGTGCCGAGGGAGGAAGAGTTTGGCGAGATCGGGCGGGATCCGTCGTCGCTGCCTCTTGTCTCGCCTCCAATTGCCGCCGACGACCGTCTTCCTGTGCAAACGATGCCGCCGCATCGCCTTTGCGCCTCATGCCGCATCGCCAAATCAATGGTGGCCACCACATGAGACAGTGAGAGGGGATTGAGACGAAGATGGAGAGCCGGAGGGAGTGAGGGATTCCAGTGACTATGAGAGAGCGGGGGCGAGTTGACGATGAGGCTGGGTAGGTGAAAAAAAAGATTTTGGGTTGTGTCACTCAtgtttatatttatataaatttcaCTTGTATACGTTTATATATTTATATGTAATTAGTGGTACCCAGCTTTTATTgcaaattaaaaaaatgtgttaGTCTCACTTTTGTTTAAATATATTATATATGTTTATATAGTGCAGTataaaatattttttatatttttataagttccaattttgttcatcaGAGATGAAAAGTGATGGATTCAATTGATGTTTTAGAAATATCATCTCTCATAAGCACTGACGTAACAATGACGGACCGAACTGAAACACCATGAGAAAAGGTGCATACAACTATTCCTTCTTTATATATATGTACAGAAGGTGCATTTTTATATGATTATTGTTGCAGAACATGGGAGAGATAAAGATGTATTCTGACAACCTTCAAAAAGAATACATCGACAAGGTTTCCGACACGACGTCGTTGGAAGGGGGTGAAAGTTTCCAAAGGATTTTACAACATAATGATGTGCAAGTGCAAATGGTGATATCTCATAACAGACCAAAAGAAAGCAAATACAAATGTTATTACACAAGTTTTTTTTAATGTCATTATCAGTCTTTACTTTGTCATATTATTTTTTTGTATAGAACTAACATGGCTCATTTTGTATACTGATTTTGCTCATTTTTGTATCAGGACGACAGACTATTCTTGTACCCTTGGAGATACTACAGTGATCGAATCAATCATGTCTGCCCCCAAGAAAACCAAGTTTGTGAACATTGGAGATGCCTTGTTATCAAACAATGAGTTGGAATGCCTTAGGAAAgatgatatgttcttgcatgatagtATAAGACCAATCGCGTAAATTGTGTGGTTAATAATATAAACCATATGTAATATCAaataacataaatatattatatatgtgaattacagGTGATCTTGCATGATAGTATAGGACCAATCGCGTAAATTTTGTGGTTAATAATATAAAACATATGTAATATCGaataacataaatatattatatatgtgaattacagGTGATAAATGTTGACATATATTGTATGCTTGCTCATGACCAGACAGGGCAGGTCAAAAGATACATGTTATTAGTACGTTCGTATCTGCCAGATAAAAGAAGATGAGAAAAAGATATTGACCCATCAAAATATCGTCACATCGTACAACGTGTTAATACTTATCTACAACATGATATGTTTAGTCTCACCTCATTATCCATGCATATAATGATGTATTATCTTTAATTAATCCATGTGTATAATTTTTTATTATAATTTATATCTAATTGTGCCTACGACTTATATGATATTTCCACCAGCTATTTCTTTCGATTGGTATTCCTGGGTACCATTGATATCTATCAGTTGTCAATGCCAAAAAACATGAGATTCAAGTACTGCTTGTGCAGGATGGGTACGAGTTGACGAATACGTTTTTATTGCACTCGCTCAAATATCATGCGAATGAAGTTAAAGACAACATTCCTGATATTATGCAGGAATTCCTTAAGCACATCAAATATATCTTAGTTTGTAACAGATTTTTAGTTGGATCATCGCTCTATATGTGTATGAATCATAAAATTGCCTTCTTGTTATCAATTTAGATTACAAGTGAAGTAGGGTTAAATTATTACCCGATTGTGCCCGTGTTATCTTTCTCTACgtcaaaaaatttaacatgcattatGTACAATAAACTCCAACAATATATtacaaaagcccgtggcaacgcacgggcattttactAGTTTTGCTTCGGGTGCTGACCGGTGAGATCGTGGCGTGGTACATGGTTGGGAGAAGCACCACTAAATCCTTTTAGAGAGATATCTGAGATAGTACTGAACAAAATGCCCTAGTTGCAAGACATTCATAAGGAAATTCAAAGGTGCGTGATCAAGTTTAGAAAAAGTTTAATCAATGAGTAAACACAACAATGGCACGAGATCAGATGGATGGAGGTATAGCCAACACAGGAGCCAATAAGAGCTAGCTAAGCAGGAGACACGGCTCACATGGTCTGATCCAGCGGCGTTCCATATAGTATGGCAAGTGGTCTGATCCGGCGTTCCATATATGGCAAATGGTCTGAGCGGAGTTGTATATATGGCAAGTGGTCTGATCCGATGTTCCATATATGGAAGTGATCTGATCCGGCGTTTCATATATGGCAAgttgtatactccctccgtcccaaaataaatgtttcaactTTATACTAACATTAGTACAAAATTTTACTAACAtcaagacacttattttaagaTGAAGGAAGTATATGACATTGGTCCGGCGTAGTATATAGCAGTACTGGATTATGTGTACTCCTAGTGACCATGTGACTATTATATACGGCCGGATGATCTAGATGCTCGCTCATGTGGCCTGATTCGGTGGCGCCCCAGAGATAGATACTCTGACGAGTGACGATAAACTAACGACAGGCTGTTATTTTTTTCCGAAACTttggcaaaagatttgcctcatccattaattaagcagaagagaattgttTGGTTAATTAACGGAGAACTGGGTAAAAACCGTCACAAACCATTGAGCGGCACATACAGACCATGGAACTCAGCCACCTGCGTCGAGGGCAGCGCAGCTCCGACTCTAAAGGAGAGATCCAAAGAAGAACTATGCCAGGCTGGCGCCATGGAAGACCACGGAACAGACAACGTGCTGCATGTCATCATTGCCATAGGGCCCGCCGCCGCAGCTCCGACTTCACCGCAACAAACAAACCGAGGTAATCTCACGGACACGtcggagaagagccgactaccgcaaCCATCGCAACGCCTCCGACTTCACTCGCCacatcatcgttgccacagaagcctCGACGCCACAT is from Triticum aestivum cultivar Chinese Spring chromosome 1B, IWGSC CS RefSeq v2.1, whole genome shotgun sequence and encodes:
- the LOC123085802 gene encoding uncharacterized acetyltransferase At3g50280 yields the protein MATEASASACQHGVRIVSRRMVRPASDGETTTTKPKSTETVHLTPWDLQMLTVDYIQMGVLLPRPPTPTTAEHMVDHLAQSLARALARFYPYAGRLATEEHTGGSGKGVTVSLQCTGDGVEFVHAVAADTTVADVAGSLRIPRVVWSFFPLNGLVGADAAVASSPRIPVLAAQVTELADGVFVAMSLNHGVADGTAFWHLFNTWSEISRSSEAITTPEPVLGRWFPDACPVPVPLPFPTLDHAVRPFHSPPVEECFLAFSAESIRSLKARANAEISGTATVSSLQSLLAHLWVAVTRARRLRPEQETSYTLAVSCRGRVKRVPQLYSGNSMVRCATAKVAAGELLRGGLCPAAWRLNRAVASCDEAALVGSTVAWHAEPRFAYLVGWWDPALLVTGNSPRFDVFGNDFGWGRPVAVRSGGGNKVDGRATVYELGRGGGIGMELCLAPEALARLIADDEFMAVVNQGQ